In bacterium, the sequence TAAGGTAATTAAAGGAGTAAAAGAGATAAAGTATGTTTCCAATCAAGAAGCATTAGAGGAGTTAAAGGAGTCTTTTGGAAAAGAGGTTAGTGTTTTTAAAGTCTTATCTAAGAATCCTTTGCCAGACTCCTTGAATCTAAAGTTAGAAAATATAGGAAAACGTAACCTAAAAGATAATAAGCACATTGCTAAAATTTCAGCTTTAATTAGCGAGATACCTGGGGTAGATGAAGTAGATTATGGCTATAAAATCTTTGATCTCATCCTTAAAACAATAAAGATTATTAAAATGACTTTTATTGGAATGATGCTTATTCTTTCTTTTTTTACTATTTTACTCCTGACCAATACTTTAAAGCTTACTCTTATTGCCCGAAGAGATGAGTTTGGGGTGATGAAGCTAATTGGAGCTACTAATTGGTATATTCGTCTTCCTTTTTTGGTAGAAGGAATTATTCTTAGCTCTTTAGGTTGTATCTTATCTTTAGTCTTACTTTGGTTTCTCTTTAATATTATCCTGCCAAGGTCAGAGATCTATCTTTTAATTTCTCAGATCCTTGTTTTTTTATCTTGGAAACATTGCTTAGGAATGATGGCGCTGAGCTTATTTTTTGGTTTTGTTTCAAGCTACATGGCTTCATTTAGTATAATTAAACAAAGATGACTATCGCTAATAGATATTTCTTCTTAATGCTTTTTGGTCTCTTATTTTTTTCATCAAGTGGTAGATGTTATAATATTCAAAGTCGAGAAATAGAAAGACAGATTATTAAGGAAGAAAAACATCTTAAAGAGATTAGTAAAAATATTCAAAAAAAGACTAAGACTGTTGATAAATTAAAAAAAAAAGAGGAAGTAACTTTAGCTAACTTAGGGGCAGTTAGAGAAGAAATTATTAAAGATGAAGATACTATTTGGCGATTAAAAAAAGAGATAGAAGAGAAAAATAGAGAAATAGAAAAAGATAAAAAGAAAATATCCCTATCCAATAAAAAATTGAGAGTATACAAAAGTGATCTTTCTTGCTTCATGGTGAATATATATAAGTATAAGAATCGAGGATATTTAGAATATCTAGTTACCGCTAAAGATGGGTGTGATCTTTTAAAAAGATATAGATTTTTAACTGTTTTAGTGACCAGTTTTGCTCATCTGGTGAAAGATATTGAATATCAAAAGAATATTATCTTAATTGAAAAAAAGAATTTAGAGATAAAATGTAGTAATTTAAAAACCTTAAAGGATCAAACAGATCTAGTTTATCAGAAAAAGATAGAAAGAGAAAGAAAAGAAAAGAGACTATTAGCTGAGACTCAAGAGAATAAAGATCTTTGCTTGAGGGATATTGAATACCTAAAAAAAGCTTCTTTAAATATTAAGAAGTTAATTGAAAAATTAGAGGTGCAGAAGAAGAAAAGAAAGGATGAAAACTTTACTTTAACTCATTCAAGATTTCAAACAGATCAAGGAAGATTAAGATGGCCAGTAGATTCTAGAGAAATTTTACGTAATTTTGGAAAAAGTAAACATAAAAACTTTAATGCTTATGTTTATAACCAAGGAATTGATATTTCTGTGGAAAATAAGTCTTCTGTCCGTAGCGCTGAAGCAGGAAAGGTGGTCTTTTCAGACTGGTTTAAAGGATATGGTCAGATGGTGATGTTAGACCATGGCGGTGGTTGTTATACTTTATATAGCAACTTAAACCAGATCTTGGTTGCTGATAATAGTAATGTTAACAAAAATGTACCTATTGGTATTATTGAAAATAGTTCTTATCTTCATTTTGAAGTAAGGATAAATGGAAATCCCATAAATCCATTGATTTGGTTAGAAAGATAAAAAGAAAGGTTGTTAAAAATGAAGTTTCTTAGAAAGAAAAATCTTTATCTCATAGCTTTAATCTTACTTTTAAGTCTAAGTATTGGTATAAGTACTTCTATTGTTAATTCTAAAAATGAAAATAATACTACTTACGAATGTTTAGAATTATTTAGTAAATCTTTAAATCTCATCAAAAATAATTATGTAGATTCTACTAAATTAGAGGATGAAAAGTTAATTTATGGAGCGATAGAAGGTTTAATAAAAAAATTAGATGATCCTTATTCCCGCTTTATGGACCCTGAAGAATACAAAGAAATGAAGGTGGAAACTTCAGGAAGCTTTGGAGGGCTTGGAATTGTAATTGGGATTAAAGATGAAAAACTTACCGTAATTTCACCTATTGAAGATACTCCTGCTTATAAAATTGGAATTAAAGCTGGAGATATCATTACTCTGATAGAAGATAAAAACACTAAGGGGATTACTCTCTCTGAAGCGGTGCGGATGCTTAGAGGACCTAAAGGAAGTAAAGTTACGATGACTATTCAAAGAGAAGGAGAAAAAGATCTTCTCAATTTTACTATTATTAGAGATATCATCAAGATTGATAGTGCCAAGTCTGATTTAATTCAAGAAAAGGTAGGTTATTTAAGAATTATAACTTTTAACCAAAATAC encodes:
- a CDS encoding permease-like cell division protein FtsX — protein: MARYRRFNRITKKNQVFSSLRYQFLEVIKNINSYKFVNFSSLVSIVVIFLILGGFLLFMVNINKFIADLSSKASMVVYLKKSLNKGVLEDLIKKIKVIKGVKEIKYVSNQEALEELKESFGKEVSVFKVLSKNPLPDSLNLKLENIGKRNLKDNKHIAKISALISEIPGVDEVDYGYKIFDLILKTIKIIKMTFIGMMLILSFFTILLLTNTLKLTLIARRDEFGVMKLIGATNWYIRLPFLVEGIILSSLGCILSLVLLWFLFNIILPRSEIYLLISQILVFLSWKHCLGMMALSLFFGFVSSYMASFSIIKQR
- a CDS encoding peptidoglycan DD-metalloendopeptidase family protein, whose amino-acid sequence is MTIANRYFFLMLFGLLFFSSSGRCYNIQSREIERQIIKEEKHLKEISKNIQKKTKTVDKLKKKEEVTLANLGAVREEIIKDEDTIWRLKKEIEEKNREIEKDKKKISLSNKKLRVYKSDLSCFMVNIYKYKNRGYLEYLVTAKDGCDLLKRYRFLTVLVTSFAHLVKDIEYQKNIILIEKKNLEIKCSNLKTLKDQTDLVYQKKIERERKEKRLLAETQENKDLCLRDIEYLKKASLNIKKLIEKLEVQKKKRKDENFTLTHSRFQTDQGRLRWPVDSREILRNFGKSKHKNFNAYVYNQGIDISVENKSSVRSAEAGKVVFSDWFKGYGQMVMLDHGGGCYTLYSNLNQILVADNSNVNKNVPIGIIENSSYLHFEVRINGNPINPLIWLER